A single genomic interval of Pochonia chlamydosporia 170 chromosome 7, whole genome shotgun sequence harbors:
- a CDS encoding mRNA-nucleus export ATPase (Elf1) (similar to Neosartorya fischeri NRRL 181 XP_001257564.1), which translates to MPSENAQSVKVLDELFQKLTVSKEATDIKESANQLASFINGRIEDQDVPNKIIENLKKGLSNKKDAVAREQACVAIQAIASHSEVSANVEPYLVVLLPAVLAAVGDKITAVKNAATGAVLAIAGAVNGNACKAVLPAIMESIRTAQKWPEKMAALDFIDALIKTAPAQLAFRVPDLIPVVSEAMWDTKKEVKERAYKTMEQICQLIVNRDIERFIPELIKCIAKPENVPETVHLLGATTFVTEVQEPTLALMVPLLDRGLAERETAIKRKSAVIVDNMCKLVDDPNIVAPFLPKMMPGLQKNYDNLADPEAREKTKQALDTITRVGNVVDGKIPEARNDGDINVVLGKLKDVLSSKYASYLEKMGPVAEYIAAMAGQLIDEKESENAVWVDNLKAYVSVITGIDNAEAVVDTLRKRASPGAAEEEAVEPDEEEGEDLCNCTFSLAYGAKILLNQTHLRLKRGQRYGLCGPNGSGKSTLMRAINNEQVEGFPKQSEVKTVFVEHDLDSADTEMTTIDWTMKKLGEAKVDVTQPDVEKQLVDFGFTPAMIAGEITALSGGWKMKLALCRAVFEAPDILLLDEPTNHLDVKNVKWLEDYLVNSPCTSIIVSHDSSFLDNVCQHIVHYERFKLKRYRGNLAEFVKRVPSAKSYYELGASEMEFTFPEPGFLEGVKTKAKAILRASKMSFQYPGTSKPQISDITFQCSLGSRIAVIGPNGAGKSTLINVLTGELIPTQGEIYQHENIRIAYIKQHAFAHIDNHLDSTPSEYIQWRFQTGEDRETMDRANKIITEDDEKAMDKVFRIEGTQRRIIGINARRKFKNSYEYECSCAIGENVGMKNERWTPMMSADNVWLPRNELLASHQKMVADVDMKEALASGQFRPLVRKEIEAHCANFGLDAELVSHSRMRGLSGGQRVKTVLAACSWQRPHLIVLDEPTNYLDRDSLGALSKALKKFEGGVIIITHSAEFTKDLTEEVWAVMDGKMTPSGHNWVAGQGSGPRLKQDDDDEEDKFDAMGNKIVSTKKKAKLTSSELRKKKKERMARRKRGEEVFSDEDDI; encoded by the exons TGTTCTCCTCCCTGCCGTCCTCGCTGCCGTCGGTGACAAGATTACTGCCGTCAAGAACGCCGCCACTGGTGCCGTTCTGGCCATTGCTGGtgccgtcaatggcaatgccTGCAAGGCCGTCCTCCCTGCTATCATGGAGTCGATCCGAACTGCCCAGAAATGGCCCGAGAAGATGGCCGCTCTGGACTTCATCGACGCCTTGATCAAGACTGCCCCTGCTCAGCTTGCTTTCCGTGTCCCTGACTTGATCCCCGTCGTCTCTGAGGCTATGTGGGACACCAAGAAGGAGGTCAAGGAGCGCGCCTACAAGACCATGGAGCAGATCTGCCAGCTCATTGTCAACAGAGATATTGAGCGCTTCATCCCCGAGCTTATCAAGTGTATTGCTAAGCCTGAGAACGTCCCCGAAACCGTTCACTTGCTGGGTGCCACCACCTTCGTTACTGAGGTGCAGGAGCCCACTCTCGCCCTCATGGTTCCTCTTCTGGATCGTGGTCTCGCTGAGCGTGAGACTGCCATCAAGCGAAAGTCTGCCGTCATTGTTGACAACATGTGCAAGCTGGTCGACGACCCCAACATTGTTGCTCCTTTCTTGCCCAAGATGATGCCAGGTCTCCAGAAGAACTACGACAACTTGGCCGATCCTGAAGCTCGTGAGAAGACCAAGCAGGCCCTGGACACTATCACTCGTGTCGGTAACGTCGTCGATGGCAAAATCCCCGAGGCCCGCAACGACGGCGATATCAACGTCGTCctcggcaagctcaaggatgTCCTTTCCTCCAAGTATGCCTCTTACCTTGAGAAGATGGGCCCCGTTGCCGAGTACAttgctgccatggctggtcaGCTCATTGACGAGAAGGAGAGTGAGAACGCCGTCTGGGTCGACAACCTGAAGGCTTACGTCTCCGTCATCACCGGCATTGACAACgctgaggctgttgtcgaCACCCTCCGCAAGCGTGCCTCACCAGGCgctgccgaggaggaggccgTTGAGcctgatgaggaggagggtgaggaCCTTTGCAACTGCACCTTCTCCCTGGCCTACGGTGCCAAGATCCTTCTTAACCAGACTCACCTGCGTCTCAAGCGTGGCCAGCGTTACGGTCTTTGCGGTCCCAATGGTTCCGGAAAGTCTACTCTCATGCgtgccatcaacaacgaGCAGGTAGAGGGTTTCCCCAAGCAGAGCGAAGTCAAGACCGTCTTCGTTGAGCACGACCTTGATTCTGCCGATACTGAAATGACCACCATTGACTGGAccatgaagaagcttggcgaGGCCAAGGTCGACGTCACTCAGCCTGATGtcgagaagcagctcgtTGACTTTGGATTCACCCCTGCCATGATTGCTGGTGAGATCACTGCTCTCTCTGGTGGTTGGAAGATGAAGCTCGCCCTGTGCCGTGCCGTCTTCGAAGCTCCCGATATCCTGCTGCTCGATGAACCTACCAACCACTTGGATGTCAAGAATGTTAAGTGGCTGGAAGATTACCTTGTCAACTCTCCTTGCACTTCCATCATCGTCTCCCACGACTCCAGCTTCCTCGACAACGTCTGCCAGCACATCGTCCACTACGAGCGCTTCAAGCTTAAGCGCTACCGTGGTAACCTGGCCGAGTTCGTTAAGCGAGTCCCCTCTGCCAAGTCCTACTACGAGCTTGGTGCCTCTGAGATGGAATTCACCTTCCCTGAGCCTGGTTTCCTCGAGGGtgtcaagaccaaggccaaggctatCCTGCGTGCCTCCAAGATGTCCTTCCAGTACCCCGGTACCTCTAAGCCCCAGATCAGCGACATCACCTTCCAGTGCTCTCTGGGTTCCCGTATTGCCGTCATTGGTCCTAACGGTGCTGGCAAGTCTACTCTCATCAACGTTCTCACTGGTGAGCTGATCCCCACCCAGGGTGAGATCTACCAGCACGAGAACATCCGTATCGCCTACATCAAGCAGCACGCTTTCGCCCACATTGATAACCACCTGGACAGCACTCCTTCCGAGTACATTCAGTGGCGTTTCCAGACTGGTGAGGATCGTGAGACCATGGACCGTGCCAACAAGATCATCAccgaggatgatgagaaggccATGGACAAGGTCTTCAGAATTGAGGGTACCCAGCGCCGCATCATTGGTATCAATGCACGAAGAAAGTTCAAGAACAGCTACGAATACGAGTGTTCGTGCGCCATTGGTGAGAACGTTGGCATGAAGAACGAGCGCTGGACTCCCATGATGTCTGCCGACAACGTCTGGCTGCCCCGTAACGAGCTTCTGGCTTCTCACCAGAAGATGGTTGCTGATGTCGATATGAAGGAGGCTCTTGCCTCTGGTCAGTTCCGCCCTCTGGTCCGAAAGGAGATTGAGGCCCACTGCGCCAACTTTGGTCTCGATGCCGAACTTGTTTCCCACTCTCGTATGcgtggtctgtctggtggtcaGCGTGTCAAGACTGTCCTTGCCGCTTGCTCGTGGCAGCGACCTCACTTGATCGTCCTTGACGAGCCCACCAACTACCTGGATCGTGACTCTCTTGGTGCCTTGTCCAAGGCCCTCAAGAAGTTCGAGGGTGGTGTCATCATCATTACCCACTCTGCTGAGTTCACCAAGGACTTGACTGAGGAAGTCTGGGCTGTCATGGACGGCAAGATGACTCCTTCCGGCCACAACTGGGTTGCCGGTCAGGGTAGCGGTCCTCGTCTCAAgcaggatgatgacgacgaggaagacaAGTTTGATGCCATGGGCAACAAGATTGTcagcaccaagaagaaggccaagttgACCTCTTCTGAGCTGCgtaagaagaagaagg AGCGTATGGCCCGCCGCAAGCGTGGTGAGGAGGTTTTcagcgacgaggacgatATTTAA
- a CDS encoding general amino acid permease AGP2 (similar to Aspergillus oryzae RIB40 XP_001818914.1) codes for MATSDEEKGSKIEVPGSPEIGHLAGDYAGDNADGLHRRLNNRQIQLVAIGGSIGTALFVSIGSGLAKGGPGSLLIAFILYPLVLACVNNSVAEMTVLMPVSGGFIRLAGHWVDDALGFMTGWNFFIYEALLIPFEITALNLVLSFWNTKVTDPGPTAGICIAVIICYAALNILAVRAYGEAEFWLSGGKVILLFMLFMFTLVTMLGGNPAHDRYGFRYWNNPGAFAEYHSTGALGRFEGFLGALWSAGFAVVGPEYVSMVAAEAKRPRIYIKTAFKTIYWRFGLFFLGSALCVGIVVPWNDETLQKVMKGEADTTSAAASPYVIAMSNMGIEVLPHIVNALMFTSIFSAGNTYTYCATRSLYGLALEGRAPAFLRKCWSNGVPIYCFCVVMCFPFLSFLQVGNGSRKVVGWLVDLITAGGIIDYLSMSITFIFYHRACKAQGLDRKTLPYYGRFQPYCAYIALFVQTLVVIFYGYSAFTPWSVESFFRNYTMQILAPILFFGWKFLKGTHFIKPHEADLVWERPTIDRYEASFTHDPVGFWTEMGRLVGINRKSKAHQRDE; via the exons ATGGCGACTAGCGACGAGGAGAAAGGCTCCAAGATCGAGGTCCCCGGATCTCCAGAGATTGGCCATCTTGCTGGCGATTACGCTGGCGACAATGCCGACGGTCTGCACCGCCGCCTGAATAACCGTCAAATCCAACTGGTAGCCATTGGCGGTTCCATTGGCACCGCCCTCTTTGTCAGTATCGGCTCCGGTTTGGCAAAGGGCGGTCCTGGCAGTTTGCTTATTGCCTTCATTCTGTATCCTCTGGTCCTCGCATGTGTCAACAACTCAGTGGCTGAAATGACGGTACTCATGCCCGTTTCTGGTGGTTTCATCCGTCTGGCCGGCCACTGGGTTGATGATGCTCTTGGCTTCATGACTGGTTGGAATTTTTTCATTTATGAGGCTCTCTTGATCCCCTTTGAGATTACCGCCCTTAACCTGGTCCTGTCCTTCTGGAACACCAAGGTCACCGATCCAGGACCTACCGCTGGTATTTGTATCGCGGTGATTATTTGCTATGC TGCATTGAACATTCTTGCAGTCCGAGCTTATGGTGAAGCAGAGTTTTGGCTGTCCGGAGGCAAAGTCATTCTGCTCTTCATGCTCTTCATGTTCACCCTGGTGACCATGCTTGGCGGCAACCCTGCCCACGACCGCTATGGATTCCGATACTGGAACAACCCAGGTGCGTTTGCCGAGTACCACTCTACCGGTGCCCTGGGCCGCTTTGAAGGCTTCCTCGGTGCCCTCTGGAGTGCTGGGTTCGCTGTGGTTGGTCCCGAATACGTCTCCATGGTCGCTGCCGAAGCCAAACGCCCCCGTATCTACATTAAGACGGCATTTAAGACCATCTATTGGCGATTtggcctcttcttccttggcagtgCCTTGTGTGTTGGTATTGTCGTGCCCTGGAACGACGAGACTTTGCAAAAGGTCATGAAGGGTGAGGCTGACACCACGAGTGCCGCTGCCTCCCCATATGTCATTGCCATGAGCAATATGGGTATTGAAGTGCTTCCTCACATTGTGAATGCGCTTATGTTTACGTCTATCTTCTCGGCCGGAAACACCTATACCTATTGCGCAACTCGATCACTTTACGGTCTTGCTCTGGAAGGTCGTGCGCCCGCTTTCCTACGAAAGTGCTGGAGCAATGGCGTGCCCATCTACTGCTTCTGTGTCGTCATGTGCTTCcccttcctctccttccttCAGGTCGGCAACGGCTCAAGAAAGGTTGTTGGATGGCTCGTCGATCTCATCACCGCTGGTGGCATTATTGATTACCTGAGCATGTCCATCACCTTCATTTTCTACCACCGCGCCTGCAAGGCTCAGGGGCTCGACCGCAAGACTCTGCCGTACTACGGAAGATTCCAGCCATACTGCGCTTACATTGCTCTGTTTGTTCAGACACTGGTGGTCATCTTCTACGGCTACTCTGCTTTCACGCCCTGGAGTGTTGAGAGCTTCTTCCGAAACTACACTATGCAAATTTTGGCTCCAATCCTATTCTTTGGCTGGAAATTCCTCAAGGGCACTCACTTCATCAAGCCCCATGAGGCCGACCTGGTCTGGGAGCGACCGACCATCGACCGTTACGAAGCCAGCTTTACCCACGATCCTGTTGGCTTCTGGACAGAGATGGGCCGCCTGGTTGGCATCAACAGAAAGAGTAAAGCACACCAAAGAGACGAATAA
- a CDS encoding TPR repeat-containing protein (similar to Verticillium alfalfae VaMs.102 XP_003001418.1): MAAATNPDPAAWKMSASSSHHHSATNLAILAETQAADRLIAAHVTEILHSAQQQQQQQQQSSPVGDISGLSSSEKLDVGLAALDIFLQANVTGPVVSADKLGSIQSRFTKAWTAVSTTVAEQTAATLTQLQRACLAYLEVDGVSPYSHIPHLELFSLARYIFNTALSNETTAVVPVPLQDKQTSNVKYSISWMRLRINIWHYKLLTQPSLGPGSNFTKSSQWSEVPSLATSILADMDAVRGQIAGDEVWSEADSWEPQDRAYFLVEAANNYILLGRHEKAKEALKEATMTTGLKYALSGALGKRTKFQENTISQLVVLARSSTNQEEPAEEEHDEEEKAKPDALKLNDDTLLEEIQFSSEDSKKEATKEKELPPTLAELSPDNQPQLTPLDQIILLTEATLKDAFSPVDTLTSQEILPYAVRVLADKSTNWQIYTQALLVRSRIEVHRSRTVERGVLQLQAVADQVLTDTTMEPQAANAPHEEPNEVESEVPAIQITSPDQERITAPTKPQVPTSFLPAPKPTESAAAHIRLRYIDALSTPPRWHLESELAYAWAGVGSLTSALEIFKRLRLWAEVALCYASAAASEDEDGRGSGGEEKAKSIIRWRLFHPTGEDVSATSNPDDQNVEDVMHLKAASFEGPERSPPPPNAARLWCILGDIENNPDHYERAWTISKQRYGRAQKSLGEYYLAKKDMVKAREAYKLATNVNRLSPDLWSRLGDISLRLGHFDDAAEAYGRSISSANDVAGGEGARTWSNLGSALWSLYCEVTAEKKDAAPSNTETRVITRADDEEDDILLAETGDKTLDPATLLSKALAAYKKGASIAHDNWRIWDNVLTLAARLQPPAIPDMILAFTHILRIRKTEDAIDTDVLTALLQEVVISKDKPAGTGIYEPPRGSMERLVTRLLEEEIVPLITQRAELWSLISRLRTWRRDYAGAIDASERAWRAAVGSSGSGLLPGEVAADSADWTTDMKGWTEVVKRTDELVSILENWGPDVESVGSKWKGKARSAVRSVMSRGRENWEGSEGWSTLESLMEGLKISK, translated from the coding sequence atggcggcggcgacaaaCCCAGACCCCGCGGCCTGGAAAATGTCAGCATCGTCGTCCCATCACCATTCCGCCAccaacctcgccatcctAGCAGAGACCCAAGCAGCTGATCGCCTCATTGCCGCACATGTAACTGAAATTCTTCATTcagcccaacagcagcagcaacaacagcaacagtcGTCCCCTGTTGGCGACATCTCTGGCCTTTCATCCAGCGAGAAACTCGATGTGGGTCTCGCCGCTCTTGATATCTTTCTTCAAGCGAATGTTACTGGACCTGTAGTGTCTGCAGACAAGCTTGGGTCGATCCAATCGAGATTCACCAAGGCATGGACGGCCGTCTCGACCACTGTTGCCGAGCAGACTGCTGCTACCCTGACACAGCTGCAAAGGGCCTGCTTGGCATATctggaggttgatggtgtttcaCCTTATAGCCATATTCCTCACCTTGaactcttctccttggccagATATATATTCAACACAGCCCTATCTAACGAAACAACAGCTGTCGTGCCAGTCCCTTTACAGGATAAACAGACCAGCAACGTCAAATACAGCATATCGTGGATGAGACTGCGTATCAACATCTGGCACTACAAGCTCCTTACGCAGCCCAGTCTCGGCCCTGGCTCAAACTTCACAAAGAGCTCGCAATGGAGTGAGGTCCCTAGTTTGGCCACCAGCATACTGGCTGACATGGATGCTGTCCGTGGTCAAATAGCAGGTGACGAAGTGTGGTCTGAAGCCGACTCATGGGAGCCGCAAGACAGGGCGTACTTTCtggttgaagctgccaacaACTACATCCTTCTTGGACGCCATGAAAAAGCCAAGGAGGCTCTCAAGGAAGCCACCATGACGACTGGGCTCAAGTACGCCCTGTCTGGTGCCCTGGGCAAACGAACCAAGTTTCAAGAGAACACCATCAGTCAGCTGGTTGTTCTGGCTCGCAGCAGTACCAACCAGGAGGAGCCTGCTGAGGAAGAacatgacgaagaggaaaagGCCAAGCCAGACGCGCTGAAGCTCAACGACGACACGCTCTTGGAAGAAATACAATTCTCAAGCGAGGATAGCAAGAAGGAAGCCACCAAAGAGAAAGAATTGCCACCAACACTGGCCGAGTTGTCCCCTGATAATCAACCTCAACTTACTCCACTGGATCAAATTATTCTACTCACCGAGGCGACCCTAAAAGATGCTTTTTCGCCAGTTGACACTCTTACATCTCAAGAGATCCTACCCTATGCTGTTCGAGTTCTTGCCGATAAATCGACAAACTGGCAGATTTACACGCAGGCACTTCTGGTGCGGTCTCGGATTGAAGTTCATCGTAGCAGGACGGTAGAGCGCGGTGTATTGCAACTGCAGGCTGTCGCGGATCAGGTCTTGACAGATACAACCATGGAACCCCAGGCAGCAAATGCACCACATGAGGAACCGAACGAAGTTGAGAGCGAAGTGCCAGCAATACAAATTACGTCTCCGGATCAAGAACGTATTACAGCTCCCACCAAGCCCCAAGTTCCTACGTCTTTCTTACCAGCACCGAAACCGACGGAATCTGCAGCTGCACACATTCGTCTCCGGTATATTGATGCGTTGTCTACTCCACCACGATGGCACCTCGAATCCGAATTGGCGTACGCCTGGGCTGGAGTCGGCTCCCTGACTTCTGCCCTTGAAATCTTCAAGcgtcttcgtctttgggCAGAGGTGGCCTTGTGTTATGCCAGTGCTGCTGCCtccgaggacgaggacggcCGCGGTAGCGGAGGCGAAGAAAAGGCTAAATCCATCATCCGTTGGAGATTATTCCACCCTACAGGCGAAGATGTTTCAGCAACGTCTAACCCAGATGATCAAAATGTTGAAGACGTCATGCATCTAAAGGCTGCCAGTTTTGAGGGTCCTGAAAGGAGTCCTCCACCTCCCAATGCTGCCAGACTTTGGTGCATCCTCGGAGATATCGAGAACAATCCCGACCACTACGAGCGAGCATGGACAATCTCCAAGCAGCGATATGGCAGAGCTCAAAAGTCCCTTGGCGAGTATTACCTCGCAAAGAAAGACATGGTTAAGGCACGAGAGGCATACAAATTGGCTACCAATGTGAACCGACTCAGTCCGGATCTCTGGAGCCGCTTGGGCGACATAAGTCTTCGCCTGGGGCATTTCGACGATGCCGCCGAGGCCTATGGCCGCTCTATTAGCAGTGCCAACGATGTAGCCGGCGGTGAAGGCGCCAGAACCTGGAGCAACCTGGGAAGTGCCCTGTGGAGTTTATACTGCGAAGTGACTGCAGAGAAAAAGGACGCTGCGCCATCGAACACAGAAACAAGAGTAATTACCCGCgctgatgacgaagaggatgataTCCTCCTCGCAGAAACGGGAGATAAGACTCTCGATCCTGCCACCTTGCTCTCCAAAGCTCTAGCTGCCTACAAAAAGGGCGCTTCCATCGCCCACGACAACTGGCGCATCTGGGACAATGTTCTCACACTCGCAGCCCGTCTCCAACCCCCAGCAATCCCAGACATGATCCTCGCCTTCACTCACATCCTGCGAATTCGCAAAACCGAAGACGCCATCGACACGGACGTCCTCACCGCTCTCCTGCAGGAGGTCGTCATTTCCAAAGACAAGCCCGCCGGAACAGGAATCTACGAACCACCCCGAGGATCCATGGAACGCCTCGTCACCCGCCTGCTGGAGGAAGAAATCGTCCCCCTCATCACACAACGCGCCGAGCTGTGGTCCCTCATTTCCCGGCTTCGCACATGGCGAAGAGACTACGCCGGCGCTATTGATGCATCTGAACGTGCGTGGAGAGCAGCCGTGGGATCATCCGGCAGTGGTCTCCTACCCGGTGAAGTGGCTGCCGATTCGGCAGACTGGACAACAGATATGAAGGGGTGGACAGAAGTCGTCAAGCGGACGGATGAGCTTGTTTCCATCCTGGAGAACTGgggtccagatgtcgaatCTGTGGGCAGCAAGTGGAAAGGAAAAGCACGAAGTGCAGTTCGTAGCGTCATGAGCCGCGGGCGAGAGAATTGGGAAGGATCAGAGGGTTGGAGTACACTGGAAAGTTTGATGGAAGGTTTGAAAATCTCCAAGTAA